TAAAGCACACCTGGATTACTTAGTTTTGATTAGTTTGGGGCTTCTTGGGAATTTAGTCTGACAACTTTTTTGTTTATAATCCAAAGATGattacttttataaaatagaaGCTATGCATTGATACTTTTCATAGAACTCACTAGAAAGAAACATATCTTTATGTCACCAAATCCTATGAAGTTGTTccattaaatgtttattaaagcAATTTGATTTCCATAATCATTTGGGAGAGTAACTCTCTTTTGCTAATGTACTTTATAGTTCAGATTGTTTCATTATAAAACTGGGTTAATACCTTATTGTTTGAGTGAGAGGCTCTCAACTGGGGGTGATTTTCCCATTACTCCtactcctccctcctcccagggacaTCTGGCAGTCAATACTGGAGAAGTTTTTGGCTGCCACAATTTGGGGGTATGTTCTACTGGCACCTCATCTGTAGAGACCAGGGGCCCTGCTAAACACCTCGTAACACACAGGATAGCCTCCCACAGCAAAGACTTAATCTGCACAACAAGGACTTATCTGACTGCAGATGTTGGTTTCTCTGAGATTGAGAGTCCCTGttttgaatggaagaaaataattgcttGTGTCATTAATTTTATGTACATTTTCAGAATATCCTTGAACatcttaaatacttttaaaataagttattattttctataaaatattggcagatatactttttaaatatttttaaaatataaccttGGAAAAGGTGTGATCTTGAATTATAATAAAATCAGATAAAATATTTCCTCCAAGATTACATTTAAAAAGGCCATGAGGAGCTCATTTTCTGAAAGTCTCCCATCCTGAAACATGatgataatatattttgaagcttcattttattttccatcagAGTCTGGGAAGGAATTTCCCATTCCTATGCACCTTTAATTTATATTACTATAGAATAGTAACATTATCTAACACTGTCTGGGTTCTTTCAGGCTGTGTTTACAGATTTGGAGATTCTTGCAGCAATTTTTGCCAGTGCAATCCATGACGTTGATCATCCTGGTGTGTCCAATCAGTTTCTGATCAATACaagtaagtgaagtgaaacttCTTCATTTTTGcagaaaaaattttcctttttacattttaGAGTGACTGAGCGTTTTTATAAGTGTAGGGTGTTTCCAGAGTCATGTTCTTTTgagatgtgtatatatgcatttcAGTGACTGCACATTAATGTTATAATAGCTCTAAAAAAGTATTCTTCTAGCCCATGAGGCATATGATGTTTGAAAAAACATGCATTCCAGTGCTTCTCTTGAAATACTATATTACCACATTAGTAGACAGagcaattgaaagtgaaagtttgcaGAAAGATTTAGGTATATTACTCCTAAAGTCTTTTTGGCGgggagctgtgctgggtctttgttgcagctcaccagctttctctggttgtggcatgtggtctctctagttgcggcatgcaggtttagttgccctgtggcatgtgtgatcttagttcgctgaccagggattgaacccatgtcccttgcattggtaggtggattcttaaccactgcaccaccagggaaatcctaccctcagagttttaaataaaagaagttaTCAGGATAAATGTTAAATTCCTCATTTTATGTAGGTTGTCACATAATCCTCTTCAGAGGCTGTAACTCCTTTCCCTCTCCACCacgttctttcctcttctttcctttttacatCTCATGCTGAGGGCAGTATGAGGTTCTGTTTTGacatactgtttctttttttcttttaatatgttttaaccATTGCTTTTTTCTCACTGGTGACATTTTGCAAAATAAGTCATCAGTGGATTTGGAAAGAACGCACAGAAGAGACTGTTCAGTGTGGGACACCTCTTGACACACAGTTGCACTGCAAACTCCTGTAGGGAATATTAGTAGCATTTGGGTGAGGCTTTTGGCAAAGAGATTGTTTTACAGAAATTCTGTTCTTTCTGTgctcttagtcactcagtccgtgtctgactctttgtgacccccatggactgggacccgccaggcttctctgtccatggggattctccagcctaacccaggaattgaaccagggtctcctgcattgcaggtggtttctttaccagctgagctaccagggaagcccattctttctATACTTGAAGTTAATtggtaaataatttaaatgtaccATTATATAATTCCCTCCCACCACAGTAGATTAATGTTATAAAAGTCACTTTtgtatgtgaaaaaataaaataaaaagctcttattttttcctgtctattaagaatctgtctttgctttttactgTGAGTTGTGGAAAACAGCCTTTTCCTGCCCCATAGCAGTCTAGCTCCTATAGCGTCTGTTCCTTCACCATTCATTCCCAATACTTTGGTGCAGCCAGATTTAAAGGGGAAGTTTAAATATAGGCTTGCTTTGAGAGATTCAGATCTTTtggcttatttatatatttgtatagccTCTGGACTACCCTATAACAAAATGCACTTTGGTGACTCACTCATGTGTAGGAGAATTGGGAAAGTCATAGGTTTCCAAAAATGGAGGATAGTCAGTGCATTTCATGTCTTAGCTACCTTTTGAGAACCTGTAATAGGGTGCTTTCAGGAGTCAATGAAACATTACTGTATATCAACACATGAGTTTACATTGTCTCCTAGGTTAGGGTTGATTGTGTCCTTTCTATTAGAACAGGAAAGTCATATAGTAAAATGTACACTGGCAATTTTTTGTTATCCTGGACTGATTCATTATTTTGCTTCTTAGGTGTATCTTGatatttttaacaaatacatATAAATTTTGTCTTAACTCTTGCCATTAAGAAAGGTaggcttttttctttaaattaataacACCAATATTCAGACTTAAGTGTTTTATTTGCATCCTATTATACTTAATATTGTATCTTCCCATATTATAACATTAGAATTAAGAATTGAGAACAAATTAAAACAACCGATAATAAAGTCACTGTCTTCCAAGTATTCTGTtaaatttttcaggaaaaatgaGGACCAACTCTATTATTCTTTATTATGGACCCTCTAAGGACAGATGGGCCTAGGCTGGCAGCAGGGTACCCGTGGAGTCTGCAGTTTAAGCTAGCAAAGCCTCAGTCCACAGATGAATCTCATGCCCTTTAAAGTTTGAGACAACTGAGAATAAATAATGGAGACACGTAGGGGGTAATTATACACACAGGACAGTGGCCAAGGTCGTTTTACTGACGACCTGCCTGAGGTAGAAGGATTATAGACTGTGCTTCTGGAGGCAGTTTGTTAGTCAGTGATGTTGTGCACATCTCCTTTCTGTGGGGTCTCAGCCACACAGGACAGTCAGCAGTTCCCAGGCCAGCTTTGGATTGCTGATATTTTCTTGAGGGTGGGGTGAGATAGGGCTGTGTAATGCCTGAGAGAATGAATCAGTAACATCTGGTAGATGAAAGTTGCCCCAGGGCATTATGAGAATTATTGCCGTAGTTAGcttttaattgggcttccctggtggctcagacggtgaagaatctgcctgcaatacaggagacccgggttctttcgatccctgggtcgggaagatcaagccagaaagcattttatttcagAACTCAGAAGAGGCTTAGTAGCCTCTAACACAAGTTAAGTTTTAGTTTTCACAACATGCTTTAAAAGGAGTCCCACTAATAACTGCAAACTTATAATAAACAGCTGTATGAAATACTCTATCAGAATTATGTGATTATTTTTAGTTTACAGTAAACTCTTTTTATAGACCttaaatttgtgttttctctttcttttgtggATGGGTTGAGTGGCTCAAACTAGCACACTCTCAGCTCCTAGCCTGGAGCTGGGGCTGCCATCTTGTCCAAAGCTAAaggttgaacctgtgtttcttgtaaTAAAGACTTCTAATCATCAGATCAGACCTCCCATAGATGGGAGGTCACCTGTCCAATTTTAAGGAGACTGCATGGCTCACCAGGGCGAAGGGCACTTGGGCTCACCTGGCTGATTCCCAGGCCAAATACCCCTCTGCTTCTCAGTTGTGGTGGTAGTTTTCATTAACCATTccagttgtgttagttttaggcaCCAAGTGATTTGATATTAATGACACATACACTCCTTGTAAACATGCTGAAGGTTGTGAAAACAGAGCGATCATTTCTACCTGGCAGAGGCTTTAAGCTTTTATAAATGATTTAGAGGAGTGAGAGATTCTGAATAGGATGTAAGGAAGTTGAAATTCCAGGTAAGAGGCTGCATAAATCTTTTTCAAGGACAATACTATgtaaataaatctataaaatgtAATGAGCATCATAATGTGTTGAATAgagcacattcagttcagttcagttcagtcgctcagtcagtcgtgtccgactctttgcgaccccatgcatcgcagcacgccaggcctccctgtccatcaccaactcccggagttcactcagactcacgtccatcaagtcagtgatgccatccagccatctcatcctctgtcgtccccttctcctcctgccccaaatccctcccagcatcagagtcttttccaatgagtcaactcttcgcatgaggtggccaaagtactggagttttcagctttagcatcattccttccaaagaaatcccagggctgatctccttcagaatggactggttggatctccttgcagtccaagggactctcaagagtcttctccaacaccacagttcaaaagcatcaattcttcagtgctcagccttcttcacagtccaactctcacatccatacatgaccactggaaaaaccatagccttgactagacggaccttagtcggcaaagtaatgtctctgcttttgaatatgctgtctaggttggtcataacttttcttccaaggagtaagcgtcttttaatttcatggctgcagtcaccatctgcagtgattttggagcccaacaaaataaagtctgacactgtgtccactgtttccccatctatttgccgtgaagtgatgggaccggatgccatggtcttcgttttctgaatgttgagctttaagccaactttttcactctcctctttcactttcatcaagaggctttttagttcctcttcctctttagttcctgccataagggtggtgtcatctggatatctgaggttattgatatttctcccggcacatTAGagaatatttatctttaaaaagataaatatttttaaagcattattttctGAAACAATAAAGCAGTGTCAGAATATATATAGCATTAAATTTTACTTGGAAAATGAGTACAATTTCTGTTTCTAGCAAATCTGTCTAGGTGTGGGGGAGAAAGGTTTCTTCACACATTTGAACACATTAGTCATCTATTCAAATCATATGGCTTTTGAGGTTCAAGAGCAGGGACATTTCACTATATGAAGGTCGAGCTAGACCTGGTGATAGTACACACTCTACTTCACTGATCTCATTGATAAAAAAGCTTTCCATCACTATATTTGTAGCTTATATATAGCATGCTATTTTTCTGTATAAATGTAAAATCATAGGATCTCAGCCAAAGTGTGTCTTGAATCTCACGTCTCCTTCCTAGCTTCTTTAAAAGAGTCACTGAGCAGTGTTGAGTATTTCTTccttagaaaataatatatattctccACACAAGTCAGAAGAAAGATCCAACACATGTTTTAGTTTTTACAGTGACTTAAGTGGAAACAAGGTaaagcaccatttttttttaaaagactacttTAATAGATCTGAGTCTGCTATTTATAGGAACTAGGAAAGAGGTGGGatttctcattgaaaaaaaaaaaaaacaacaggtcCAGGACAGTCATGGGGAAGCAGCCGAATCTTCACCTTGAAGTTATGTAGACAGCTTCAAAGCCGGCTCCGTGTGAAACTCTCGGTGTGCATACATGTTTATAGTGACTGCTGAGACacttggacaaggaaatggaaaaatgaacaaagctaTCCTATGAACAAAACAAGTACAAGCATGAACAGACCCTGATATTGTTTGTATGTTCCAAGCTGGTCTTGTACCCTCTTGGAGTACAAATACCCTAAGGCACATGATCTTTACATAAAAGATTGGATAGTCCACCTTTATCAGGAATACAACATCTGGATGTGTTACAGATGTTAGGAATGTTGCTTTCTACTGCTGAGTTTATGGAGCTGCCTCTAGCAGATCCGGAGAGGAGGTTCAGGATAACCTCACCTAACTCTTCTTTCCCTTTAGAACAGAAGAAGCCGAAGCCTCAGTGTGAACTGACTTGTCACGTGCCAATAGCCTTAAGTCCACTCTCAAGATTCTAGGGCTCTTCCATGGTTACACTAACTCATAGACTCTCTTCTAGGTGTTTTCATGTCATGGGAATGCAAGTAGAAACATTTAGGAGAAACTGCTTCCTAAAACCCCAGATATctcagaatatgaaaaataagatgAACTTAGCATAAATGGCTTTGCTGACCTTCTACCTCTTGTCTTTCTTTCAAGACTCTGAACTTGCCTTGATGTACAATGATTCTTCTGTCCTGGAGAACCATCATTTGGCCGTGGGCTTTAAGTTGCTTCAGGAGGAAAACTGTGACATTTTCCAGAATTTGACCAAAAAGCAAAGGCAGTCATTAAGGAAGATGGTCATTGACATTGTGAGTAACtgataaaaagcaaaagagaaaactgtgatctatgatttttttaaaaaaaagaaagagatgacaatcaaataaatgtttcttataCATTTCAAGATATTGCTGCCCTTTCTGCTGGCCTTGCTGCTGGCAGTGATGCTCTGCTGCTAACAGTCTGGAGTTAAGAATAATGAAAAAACCTCTTGTCAGCAGAAGTGCCATGCAGAAACATCCGTGACATTCGTCTTTTCTCTATGCATTTTTCATGAGACACAGGGAAATCTCTGGTTATCAGAAACTTTATCTGTTCAGCTTTGTACATACAGAGAAATGGAGACATTACATGTCTTAGATAAGCAGAAAATTAACCAGAATATTGTTCCTAAAGTATTCTGTAAGCAACCTGTGAATCATTCCATTGTAGGCCAGTAACCACCTTCTAgtccaagaaataaaaaaacttcaaaatgtGATGATGTCTTATCCAGAGAAATAGCCCTTTTTATCTCCATGAGAGTGACTGCTAGTGATTAATGTTTCTGTATATTGTGCACATTTATCTGAGCTTCCAGGAAACTTGACAGCAAAGAGGAGTAGATTCTGGCCCAAGAAGTAGTGAAGGATTCCTGCACAGGGCTATTAGATGACAGaattgttctccatttcttctcatgtTCTCCATGATATTTTCATGTGCAAATTATGACTTTTTCCTCTGGGCATGTTTTACTTATTAAAACACTGTTTGTCTTTTAAGGTACTTGCCACAGACATGTCAAAGCACATGAATCTACTGGCCGATTTGAAAACTATGGTTGAAACTAAGAAAGTGACGAGTTCTGGAGTTCTTCTTCTTGATAATTATTCTGATAGGATCCAGGTAAAGCATTTGACTTtgttatgtgtctgtgtgtacacaCTCGTGTCTGTGTGTCTAGCTTAGATAGGATTTATGTCTCCTTTCTCCCAGCTTATAATTTTGGTAGTTATAAGCAGGATTTTTATCCAGAGTCTTCATCTTGAGAATTAACCAGACAAAATCCTATTGGCCTTTGCAAGTGGAAGTgcattaggaaaaaataatatccCACAAAACCAACCACTTAAGCAGCTCTGAATTTAATGAACTGAGCATGTAAACAGTTTTTCTCATGATACCTAGATGCGGTAGAAGTGGCATACTTTGGGACTATTAATACAAGTGTgaaccacacacagacacatcatGGTCAAGCCGTCTGGAACGACTCTTACACAACATGTATTTTTAAGTGTCACAGTCACCTGATGTgaatttctagtttaaaaaaaaaggaacggGTGCTAAACAGAGCATGCACTGGTTTGTTTTAGGTCCTTCAGAACATGGTGCATTGTGCCGACCTGAGCAACCCAACCAAGCCTCTCCAGCTGTACCGCCAGTGGACGGACCGCATCATGGAGGAGTTCTTCCGCCAAGGGGACCGAGAGAGGGAGCGGGGCATGGAGATAAGCCCCATGTGTGACAAGCACAACGCATCTGTGGAAAAATCACAGGTGATGCCTTAAGCTTTCAGAGAGAACACAGCTACACTTTGCTTGCTTTGTTTGCACCTTGTTCAGTCTTTTATTGGGTGATCTTAATTACTTCCTTTCTGACAAGCTCAATTCCCACTTCGTGTTTGCAAGCCTCAAAATTCTTTGATTCTTAGGATGTATATCTGTATGGTCTTATATCTATTCATAGAACAGTATATTTATTCATCGTAACTCGATTCATATAGTATATTCATATGTGTAGAATTATTTCAACTATCTCTTCTCATAAATGAATAAGGTTCTTTGAATCCATATGGAATACATGGCATTATTTCGGTTTATCTGGATCCACCTATAAATGGACTATTCTAAAATCAAGTCCAAGCCTCAAGCCAAGCAAGGTAAAGAAGCAGAGGTTTTTTTACATCAGAAACTTGCTCTTGGACTCAGCATTCTAAAAGCTATTGTTTTCTGCAGCTCGTAACAACATTGTCATACAGTCTGCTACCTAAAATAGTGACTGTTTTACCAGACTAAGGTTAATAGTCTTCAGTATTATATTTGTAaagcatattacatttatatattttatgtaaattctatatatcatatataaaaatttaattcagTATATAAATTGAATACATTTGGGTCTCTTTAaccttttccattgtttcttaATCCTGTACTCACAGcggatatttttttttaaccaggtgGGCTTCATAGACTATATCGTTCATCCTCTGTGGGAGACGTGGGCAGACCTGGTCCATCCTGACGCCCAGGACATTTTGGACACTTTGGAGGACAACCGCGAGTGGTACCAGAGCACAATTCCTCAGAGCCCCTCCCCGGCGCCCGATGACcaggaggagggcaggcagggtCAGACAGAGAAGTTCCAGTTTGAACTGACTTTAGAGGAAGACGGCGAGTCCGACACCGAGAAGGACAGTGGGAGTCAAGTCGAGGAAGACACTAGCTGCAGCGACTGCCAGACGCTGTGCACTCAGGACTCGGAGGCCACCGAGACCCCCCTGGATGAGCAGGTGGATGAGGAGGCCGcggcgggcggggagggggcccAGCCCGAGGCCTGCGTCGCCGGGGAGCCCTCCCCGGGCACGTAACAGGGCCCAGACGCCCATGCCTTTCGtgtgtgtcttttgttttttcaagtaGAAACGTTGTTTCCAAAGTGCATGTCACATGCCACAACCACGGTCACACCTCACTGTCATCTGCCAGGATGTTTGTGGAACAAAACTGACCTTGATGACTTAGTCTGGCGCTCAGGAATATCGTCACCAGTTTTTTCACCTCCATGTCATCAGAATGAGAGGGACATCTTCATGGACAGCATTGTCACAGGTCTGCGGCTCCATCACGCTGAAGAAGCCGAGAAAAATCAACGCTTAAGTGTTTTCTAGGGAGTGTGGCTCATTGGGCAGCCCCAAAGTTAAGATGATTTGgggttctttattttttctttttgtttgcaaTATTTTCAGCAGAAAGAAGGCATTATTACATGGATGCAGTGAACAGATGGGTGAAGCAACGAATGGGTCAGGAACAGGACACAGTGTCAAGCTGTTACCAGGAAAAAGATGAGCCACAGAAATTGcataattttctaatttcaagTCTTCCTGATACCTGACTGAATAGTGTGGTTCGGTGAGCTGCACTGACCTCTACATTTTGTATGATATGTAAAACAGATTTTTTGTAGAGcttacttttattattaaatgtattgaggtattatatttaaaaaactacgTTCAGAACTTCATCTGCCACTGGTTATTTTTTTCTAAGGAGTAACTTGCAAGTTTTCAGTACAAATCTGTGCTACACTGGATAAACCTAATTTACAAATTTTACTTGCACCTTAGACTTCATAGCAATTAACTGATTTGTAGTGACCCATTGTTTTATATACCAATgacttccatattttaaaaacaaaaattgacttTATGTTGCAGGAAATCctttttgtaggtcttcatttaCTGGCTTTTCATTTTGGTCTATTCAGACACGCAGAGTTGCTCCCCACTGACATTTCTCTTCACTGTGTGCAAAGTGAACACGTGTTCCATAATACTCTGATGTGTGTTCTGTCTAATGTATCTCAAGCCTCATGGACACTCAGTCATCAGTTGGTATTATCTGAAGCAAATGAGAGATATATAAATACCCAGTAGCTAAAATGGTCAGTCTTTTTTAGATATTTTCCTACTCAGTGTCTTCTGATAACTTTTTGCTGTGGTGGTAGACCCTCATTTCACAAATGCATGTCTTTGTAATAACCCACACATTTCAtgctcatttttattgttttcacagTCAGTTATAGTAAGAAAACCTTTCCCCCCTTGTGCTGCTTCATTATGCAGTGTGTGTTTGAACC
The sequence above is drawn from the Capricornis sumatraensis isolate serow.1 chromosome 18, serow.2, whole genome shotgun sequence genome and encodes:
- the PDE4D gene encoding 3',5'-cyclic-AMP phosphodiesterase 4D isoform X5; the encoded protein is MPESNYLLSVSWGYIKFKRMLNRELTHLSEMSRSGNQVSEYISNTFLDKQHEVEIPSPTQKEKEKKKRPMSQISGVKKLMHSSSLTNSSIPRFGVKTEQEDVLAKELEDVNKWGLHVFRIAELSGNRPLTVIMHTIFQERDLLKTFKIPVDTLITYLMTLEDHYHADVAYHNNIHAADVVQSTHVLLSTPALEAVFTDLEILAAIFASAIHDVDHPGVSNQFLINTNSELALMYNDSSVLENHHLAVGFKLLQEENCDIFQNLTKKQRQSLRKMVIDIVLATDMSKHMNLLADLKTMVETKKVTSSGVLLLDNYSDRIQVLQNMVHCADLSNPTKPLQLYRQWTDRIMEEFFRQGDRERERGMEISPMCDKHNASVEKSQVGFIDYIVHPLWETWADLVHPDAQDILDTLEDNREWYQSTIPQSPSPAPDDQEEGRQGQTEKFQFELTLEEDGESDTEKDSGSQVEEDTSCSDCQTLCTQDSEATETPLDEQVDEEAAAGGEGAQPEACVAGEPSPGT